Within Mongoliitalea daihaiensis, the genomic segment AGGTATTGCCACCATTTCAATTCTTAGGTTGGTATTTATGATGTTTGGTTTAACCTTTTTTCAATTTTCTTCGTGCCCCTGTCTGCCGACAGGCCATAGCCGTCAGGTTAAGAGGTTAATTATATGTTCAAGAGCCAATTTTCCTTTCTTTTTTTCAAGATAAATTGCTTTTGGAGCATAATCGATCAATTTTTTAATCAAAAGTCGGAGCTGGTTTTGGTTTTTAACTGCTTTTATTAGAAAGTTTTGGATGTTTTGTATCAGTCTAAAGTATTTCCAAATACTGCATAGTATCTTATATTTACCATACATCTGCTCTTGTAAACAGTTGAATATCTTTAGATTAAGGATTACCCAAATTAGCTTTCCGTAAAGCTGACATTCAAACCTATGAATTTTTTTACTGTTAAACTCATTTATCGTAACCAAAGATTTCCAAGTCTTGAAAATGAGTTCTATTTGCCATCTCATAGCGTAAACTTTTCTTATTTCATTGGTTTTTAGTACCTCAGACGGAACATTGGTAACCATAATATTGAGTCTGGCCTTGATTTTAAACTTTTCAGAAACATTATGTCCTGTTGACCTTGCTTGTTTGGTTGTTTTTTTTAGTCTTTTTTGATAGGTTTCTTCATTGGCAAGTGAAAGAACCAAACGCGCAGGAACACGCTCCTTTTTACCTAAGTATACAGAGACTTCAATATAGTCAAGATGATTTTTTTTGAGTTTGTGAAGGTGATTTTTTAAGTCTACAGGTTCCTCTGAATCCAAATCAAGATAGCAATTCACCTGTGGCCCCAAACGGTTGATAAAATAGGCTCCCGCAGAATGGACCTTTGTCATAAACTTCAGGGTAGAATATCCCAGATCTCTTAAAAAAAGATCTTTTTCACATATATCATGAGTAAATTCCGCTGAGTCTGACTGATCGTTCAATACCCCAGAGGTCAGTCTCAGATCCATACTTTGACCGCTAATGAAATCGTATTCATATTGGATACTTATCATTGATGATGATTGGCTAAGGGCTCCGCCATATCCCTTATATTTTTCCGAAAAAGGGTCAGGGAGAGAAAACTTGGTTGAATCCTTGATCCTGATTCTTTTAAAATGGGATGTAAGGAGTTCTCTATTGCCCTGATATCTAATCTTTTGAAACAAAAGTATGTCAAGACATCTTTTTAAAAATGATACTGCTTGAGCTGTAAATCGATCGTGTAAGGATTGCTTTGTAATATTGATACCGAACTGCTCAAACAGAAAGGAGGCCATATCCAATAAGCTGAAAAATTTTCCCCGTTGATACGAAAACATCAAACTAAGCAGGAACCCGAAACCGTCAAGTTTAGACTTCCTGATACAGAAACGAGTTTCAGAGGCGATTGAGTTAATGGTTTTTGGATTAAAGAAACTATGAAATTTTTCCCTTAAAATCTGATCTTTTTCAAGTAAATTTCCTTGATTTTCTTCCCTTTACTGTAAAAATATTGTTATATTTATAGAAGAAAAAGGCGGATAACGACCAAGTTGAGCCGCCTTTTTCAAAATAACTAAAAACTTATACAAATATGAGCAAAAGGACGAAAGATCCCAAGGGGGATCTACGTTTTGTTTGTAAATCAGCTCAGACTTCTGATTTCAGGCCCATTAGCCTGACGGCTATGGCCGACAGGCAGGTTTGAGCCTTAGTGGCAATCCTTTTAATTACGAAACCTCCTTATTCCTTTCTTTATCAATGGTACATTAAAGTTTATCAAATAACCAAGGGATAAACCTGTCAATTTCAAATGACTGATAATCTGAGCTTCCCAAACAGGATTTACTTGTTCTACTGATTTTATCTCAATAACAACTTTATCTTCGACCAATAAATCTAACCTCAGACCGTCATCAAATTGTATTCCATCATACTGAATAGGAATAGTAACTTGTCTTTTCACATTCAAACCTGCTTTCCTCAGTTCATGCGCCAAACAAACTTCATAGATTTTTTCTAAAAGTCCGGGCCCAATACTTTTATGGATGATATAGGAAGCATTTACAATACACTTTCCTATCCTTTCTTCTTCAATACTGAGCGCATTAAATTCCATTTCGTAAAAGTTTAAATCATCGAAACCAAAATACGACAGCAAATTAATAGACCCAAGTATTACTGTGAATTTAAACGTTTATTTTTTAAATAACCAATAGTTATTATTAATGCATGAAATTGGTATTTATAATTATGTTTATAACTGACTATTTTTGAATTTCAATGCTACGAAGTCACGAAGGCTCAAAGAATTATTTCTAGGTATTGGTATTTTCTAGACATATTTAATTCGTAGTGCCTTTGCGCCTCTGTCTGCATTCATGCAGGTTTGCAGCAAACCAAAGTACATATCTTAGTGCCTTTGTGCCATTGTGGAAAACCAAAATAAAAATCTTAGTGCCTTTGTGCCTTTGTGGCAATAAACCAACAAGAAACCTATGAACACCTTCCTATACGCTCAACAACACCTCACCGCCTCCATCGCCCTCGGCATCGCCAATGGGGATATAAAAGGCATCCTCAGCCCTGAAACACGGGAAAAAGTAAAAGCCAGTGCTACTGCGGTCGAAAAAATCGTAGCCAATGGCCAGCCGGTCTATGGCATCAATACAGGCTTTGGGCCATTGTGCACTACGCTGATCTCTCCCGATCAGACCCGTAAACTCCAGGAAAACCTGCTCAAAAGCCATGCAGTAGGTGTAGGCGAACCTATTCCTGTGGAGATTTCCAAACTGATGCTGATCCTGAAGCTTCATGCCCTAGCCAAGGGCTTCTCTGGGATACAAGAACAAACTTTGGATAGGATACTTTGGCATATTGAAAATAATATCATTCCTGTAGTGCCCAAACAAGGTTCGGTAGGCGCATCGGGTGACCTTGCTCCCCTCTCCCACTTATTTTTACCGCTGATCGGATTGGGAAAGGTGCATGTAGGTGGAAAAATACGCTCGGCAGCCGAAGTCCTCCAAGAGCATCAGCTGTCCCCTATCCACCTTGGACCCAAAGAGGGCTTGGCCCTGATCAATGGTACACAATTTATCGCCGCTTTTGGTGTGAAAGTGTTGGAACGGTTTTACAATATCCTCGCCCATGCAGACATTACAGGAGCCATGATGCTGGAAGGGCTATTGGGCTCTATCAAGCCATTTTCTACCGAACTCCATCAACTTCGACCGTATGCAGGCAATCAACATGTAGCCCAGAGCATCCTCAACCTCTTACATGAATCTGAGATTGTGCATTCCCATGCGACATGTGCCCGGGTGCAGGATCCATATTCCTTGCGTTGCATGCCTCAAGTCCATGGAGCCTCCCGCAATGCATGGCTGCATTTGAAGCACATGCTGGAAACCGAAATCAACTCTGTAACCGACAACCCGGTAGTCTTTGATGAAACCCATACCATCAGCGGGGGCAACTTCCACGGTCAACCCATTGCCATGCCTTTGGATTATGCTTGTTTGGCCGCATCTGAAATCGGCAATATCTCCGACCGTAGGATTTACCTTTCCTTGGAAGGTGACACGCCTGGAGTACCCAAATTGCTTCTCAAAGAAACCGGCCTGAACTCAGGCTTTATGATCCCCCAATATACCACCGCTGCTTTAGCGAGTGAAAATAAAGGCCTTTGCTTCCCTTCATCCGCCGACAGTATTCCTACCTCCCTGGGTCAGGAAGACCATGTGAGTATGGGAAGTATAGGAGCCAGAAAAGCCTTGCAGGTGATTGAAAACGTAGAGAAAATCCTTGGGGTAGAACTCTTCTGTGCAGCACAAGCAGTGGACTTTCATGCCCCCTTGAAATCAGGAAAGATCATGACAGCTCTTTATGAACATGTGCGAACAAAAATCAAGCATGTCACCGAAGATCAACTCATGTATGAAGACATGGAAACTGCTATCTCTATCATTCAGAGCGGAGAATTACTTACCTTGGCAAGAGAACTAGCTGACAAGGAAGGGTTGGCTTTGGAGACGCAATGGTCAGAGGATTTTGATAGATTTTAGGTCAAATGAATTTTATATGTTCTAAAGACCTTTGAGGGCTTCTAGACCTCAAAGGTTTCTTATTTGAATTCATTAAAAGTTCAATTTTTCTAATACTATCTTACTTTCAAAAACACCAAAACTAGCCTATCGTCCAACAATTCCTCTTGGTGTTTAATCCAAAATTCCTCCAAATTCCCTTCGATTGATTTTCCAGATTCTTTGACTTTCACTATACGGTTATAAAATTCGTTGGAATTGATTTTCATTATTACAAAATCCTCCATAGACCAAGCAATTGGGAGGTTCAAATTCCAACTATCCAAGTCATTCTCAATATCCCGTAATCTAAATTGTTTTTCAACATTCAAATCCCCATCAAAAATAAACCAATGCGGATCTCCAAGTCCATGAGATACAGATAAAATAGACCCATTTTTCAATGGGCCATAATATCCAATTTTGTAAGGTCGAACAAGCGGAAGCGATAGGTCTTCTTCTAAAAATATATAATGAGCCTCAGAAAAAATCTCAGAGGCCTTCCCTGGAGAGCTTTTGTCAAAATCAAGAAAAATTGTATTGGAATGATTTTCTTTTGACTCCGAAAGACAACTAAAAAGCAACGGAAAAAGGAAAAGTATAGAAAGAAAACTTTTTTCACTTTTCATATCTATCAATAAGCTTAAATCTCATAATGAATGGACTTTCAATGTCTTCTAAACCGATCAGTAAATCATATAGGTGTGGATCTGATTTGACTAATTCCTTTAACTCATTTTTAATTTCATCATAAAAGAAGGCAACAGATTCAATATCCCTCGCCACGTAATAATACCCAGATACAGTGCTGTAGTTTGGAAGATTATAGGGACTAACAAAAAAAAGCTTGACAAATATATCATCTTTTCCGACTGCCCCATGCTTTAATTGTTGGTGACCGAAAGCTTCACCGCTTGATAATAAAATACCAGTTGTAAACCCATTGTTAGCGCCACTTTTAAAACTGTATTTAAATATTGCTTCCTTGTTAGATTTTCCAAATTCAAATTTCCCTAAGATCTCATCTGAAAAAGGCTTTAGAAAAAATTCTGAATGATCAAATTTCTTTTTTTCATCTCTCATGTTAGGAAATTTAAATTCGAACAGTGGGTATTCATTTAAATTTTCTTCATCAATTTTATAAACCCTTGAAGAGTATGGATATGTGTAATAATTATTTCTAATAAATCCAGAATAATCCGGTACTGTGAACCCCCCATTTTCTTGAGGATATGGCATTGCTTTACTAACCAATATTCCAGCTCTATCATAAATCCTTATATTATAAGGATCGTTATTATTATCCATATACGAATAGATAGCGATATTACCAGATTCCAAAATTGCCAAAAGATTGCCCCAAGAATTTATTCTTTTTTTCTCTATAAACTTAAGGTCTTTATCAAACCAAAAAATTGACATGTCGGCTCGAGAAAATGCTACAATCTCATTCCTGTACATATCAAAATCAAAGTCGGTTATACTCTGGTACTCCTCCGGCCCCTCTCCTTTATTTCCTACTTGACCAATGAAATTTCCATCTAATTCAAAAGCAAGCAGTATCTTTTTTTTGCCATCTAAAACAATAAGTTTATCCTGAAATTCAATAATCTTTGCAGCATAAGTTAATTGTAATGAATCCGGTGTTTTGAGGCTTATATAAGAGATATCTTCAAACAACTCTTTAATAGAAATCAAGGAGGAAATTTCCCCCTTCAAGCTCACATCTATTTCTTCAATTTTACCATTTTCATGCACCATTAAATATTCAGTATACCTGCTTTTTGGATTACAACAGTAGACGAAAAGGAGCAAGCCCATTACCTTAAAGAAATCTTTCATAAAGATCTTAAATTACCAGAATTACAAAAGTGAAACATTTAATTAATCCCTCAAAAAAAAAAAATAACAACAATTCCTAATCCACACCTAAATTTAATTATAAAATCCTTATAAGCTCAAAAACCCCTATGTATGAGGAGGAAGAAAGTTTCGAATTCTAAACAAAGGACGTAAAAAACCCCTTTCATTTTTGCTTATAACTATTACTTATTATGTTCTTTTTATTAAGCAAAAATCAGCGAATCGATTTACACCCTCGAAAGGTTTTATATGATTTCCCATTTCGAATCAACTTATTAACAGATACAATTACAATCAGTATAAAAACTACCCACTGTATTACTTTACCCATCTTTTTAGCTCATTAGAAAGATCAAACCTCAACACTAATTCATGACTGTAATCTGTTGCATACAACATTCCCTTTCCTTCATCAAAAGCAATGGTGCTCAAATCATGCGCTATCTCTAAATAAGCCAAAGGTTTCCCTTGCCAATCAAATACTCGTATAAAGCTTTCATTTTCCTTAAACTTATCCGTTCCAACATTTTTTTTAGCTTCCAAAGCAAAAATCACCTTTTCTCCAAGAGCCAAACCGTTATATCCATCAAGTATTGGATCAATCCAACTAGAGGCAGGATCAATGTTTTTCGCATCAAAATAATCATCTTTCCAATTATCTCCATCAACAATGGAAAGTAAAAGTTTGAGATTCTCATCAAACACATCTATCCTGTTGATAATAAAACCAGCTTGAATAAATTGATTTTTAGTCGGATGTTTTTCAAATGGCCCCCCGTACAGACTATGAATAGTTTCAACTGGCAATAGATTAAGATTTTTAACCTTGGGAAACAATGGAGACTTAACTATTTTCTTTGTTTCCAAATCGTAATATTTAATCCTACTCCTATCTTGTTCATAAATAAAACAATTAACATATAATCGATTATTACTACCCATAAACCCTTTAGAATAAGGAAATACTTTCGCATTGACCCGCAGCTTTCGCTCAGTAATTGGATAAGCAGAATTTTGTTGAAGCGTTTTAGTTAGGTTCATTTGATTGAATGAACCTCTTAAATAATCAAAATACCATAATTTAATACCATTACTCTTCTTTTCAAATTGCCCTGCCGTAGTAGCAGGTATTTCCCATTGATCAGGGCCATCACCTCTGACTCCTATTGGCCCTAAATAGGTTAACTTTTCCTTATGAAAAACATGGTAATGATGTTTCCCGCTATTTACTTGGGTAAGAATTAAGGTGTCGAAAACATGGATTCTATGATGATGATTGAAATCATCCGTAAGGATTTTCTGACTTTTTATTGTCAGCTTTTCAGGAAAGTCTTTTTTGGAAATTTTCAAAATCTCCTGTGCTGATATAGTGTTTAATGATGAAAGCATCAACGCTCCGAATAAAACTAAGAAATATTTTAACTGAGTCATAACGATTGAAAATAAGCCACTTCGGTAGAAACGATTCTACCGAAGTGGATGTGAAATTTAATTAACTCCCAGGTAAGGATTCATCAGAACCACATGGCCCAATATTTGAACCACTTCCTGTCAAAATAGCACATCTAGTTATCTGACAAAATGTACCAATACCCGAATTCCCATCAATGTTGTGCTGACAATAGCTGATTCCCATTAATGCAGCTTCAGCTGCCTCTTCGCCAAATGACATCATAGGAGATAAACCTAAAGTGACGCCTAAGGTAACTGCTGCCGCAACTTTTGCAACAGCGCTAGTGGTTTGTTTTAAACTCCTAATTTTGTTTGTGGTTAAAGATGTAACATATGTGAACTTATTAAAAAGAACACCTACTTCCAAATTCACAACAAAATGGAATTCAGTACTTTAAATATTTTTGTACTATTTCAATAGTCAATTTCAGAATAATCTTTTAAAAATTAGTTTACCCCCCGAAAAACCAAATAATTAGTAATTATACATTGGTTTTCCA encodes:
- a CDS encoding IS4 family transposase, with product MLREKFHSFFNPKTINSIASETRFCIRKSKLDGFGFLLSLMFSYQRGKFFSLLDMASFLFEQFGINITKQSLHDRFTAQAVSFLKRCLDILLFQKIRYQGNRELLTSHFKRIRIKDSTKFSLPDPFSEKYKGYGGALSQSSSMISIQYEYDFISGQSMDLRLTSGVLNDQSDSAEFTHDICEKDLFLRDLGYSTLKFMTKVHSAGAYFINRLGPQVNCYLDLDSEEPVDLKNHLHKLKKNHLDYIEVSVYLGKKERVPARLVLSLANEETYQKRLKKTTKQARSTGHNVSEKFKIKARLNIMVTNVPSEVLKTNEIRKVYAMRWQIELIFKTWKSLVTINEFNSKKIHRFECQLYGKLIWVILNLKIFNCLQEQMYGKYKILCSIWKYFRLIQNIQNFLIKAVKNQNQLRLLIKKLIDYAPKAIYLEKKKGKLALEHIINLLT
- a CDS encoding BF3164 family lipoprotein; protein product: MTQLKYFLVLFGALMLSSLNTISAQEILKISKKDFPEKLTIKSQKILTDDFNHHHRIHVFDTLILTQVNSGKHHYHVFHKEKLTYLGPIGVRGDGPDQWEIPATTAGQFEKKSNGIKLWYFDYLRGSFNQMNLTKTLQQNSAYPITERKLRVNAKVFPYSKGFMGSNNRLYVNCFIYEQDRSRIKYYDLETKKIVKSPLFPKVKNLNLLPVETIHSLYGGPFEKHPTKNQFIQAGFIINRIDVFDENLKLLLSIVDGDNWKDDYFDAKNIDPASSWIDPILDGYNGLALGEKVIFALEAKKNVGTDKFKENESFIRVFDWQGKPLAYLEIAHDLSTIAFDEGKGMLYATDYSHELVLRFDLSNELKRWVK
- a CDS encoding GxxExxY protein; protein product: MEFNALSIEEERIGKCIVNASYIIHKSIGPGLLEKIYEVCLAHELRKAGLNVKRQVTIPIQYDGIQFDDGLRLDLLVEDKVVIEIKSVEQVNPVWEAQIISHLKLTGLSLGYLINFNVPLIKKGIRRFRN
- the hutH gene encoding histidine ammonia-lyase translates to MNTFLYAQQHLTASIALGIANGDIKGILSPETREKVKASATAVEKIVANGQPVYGINTGFGPLCTTLISPDQTRKLQENLLKSHAVGVGEPIPVEISKLMLILKLHALAKGFSGIQEQTLDRILWHIENNIIPVVPKQGSVGASGDLAPLSHLFLPLIGLGKVHVGGKIRSAAEVLQEHQLSPIHLGPKEGLALINGTQFIAAFGVKVLERFYNILAHADITGAMMLEGLLGSIKPFSTELHQLRPYAGNQHVAQSILNLLHESEIVHSHATCARVQDPYSLRCMPQVHGASRNAWLHLKHMLETEINSVTDNPVVFDETHTISGGNFHGQPIAMPLDYACLAASEIGNISDRRIYLSLEGDTPGVPKLLLKETGLNSGFMIPQYTTAALASENKGLCFPSSADSIPTSLGQEDHVSMGSIGARKALQVIENVEKILGVELFCAAQAVDFHAPLKSGKIMTALYEHVRTKIKHVTEDQLMYEDMETAISIIQSGELLTLARELADKEGLALETQWSEDFDRF
- a CDS encoding 6-bladed beta-propeller, producing the protein MKSEKSFLSILFLFPLLFSCLSESKENHSNTIFLDFDKSSPGKASEIFSEAHYIFLEEDLSLPLVRPYKIGYYGPLKNGSILSVSHGLGDPHWFIFDGDLNVEKQFRLRDIENDLDSWNLNLPIAWSMEDFVIMKINSNEFYNRIVKVKESGKSIEGNLEEFWIKHQEELLDDRLVLVFLKVR
- a CDS encoding 6-bladed beta-propeller; its protein translation is MKDFFKVMGLLLFVYCCNPKSRYTEYLMVHENGKIEEIDVSLKGEISSLISIKELFEDISYISLKTPDSLQLTYAAKIIEFQDKLIVLDGKKKILLAFELDGNFIGQVGNKGEGPEEYQSITDFDFDMYRNEIVAFSRADMSIFWFDKDLKFIEKKRINSWGNLLAILESGNIAIYSYMDNNNDPYNIRIYDRAGILVSKAMPYPQENGGFTVPDYSGFIRNNYYTYPYSSRVYKIDEENLNEYPLFEFKFPNMRDEKKKFDHSEFFLKPFSDEILGKFEFGKSNKEAIFKYSFKSGANNGFTTGILLSSGEAFGHQQLKHGAVGKDDIFVKLFFVSPYNLPNYSTVSGYYYVARDIESVAFFYDEIKNELKELVKSDPHLYDLLIGLEDIESPFIMRFKLIDRYEK